A window of Apium graveolens cultivar Ventura chromosome 8, ASM990537v1, whole genome shotgun sequence contains these coding sequences:
- the LOC141677968 gene encoding 3-isopropylmalate dehydratase large subunit, chloroplastic-like: protein MHFSNNQKFDVAGASLNAAYLDLNFILNAGLTILANVALVQEGHCRPGEVPLGTDSHTCIAGAFVQFATCIGNTDAGFVLGTGKLLLKGKIPSVDNLCVL, encoded by the exons ATGCATTTTTCAAACAA TCAAAAGTTCGATGTGGCAGGAGCAAGCCTGAATGCAGCATATCTTGATTTGAATTTTATCCTCAATGCAGGCCTTACTATCCTGGCCAATGTAGCTCTTGTTCAAGAAGGTCATTGCAGGCCTGGGGAG GTTCCGCTAGGAACAGATTCCCACACATGTATTGCTGGCGCATTCGTGCAGTTTGCGACATGTATTGGTAATACTGATGCTGGTTTTGTACTGGGAACAGGAAAGCTTTTGCTCAAG GGGAAAATTCCATCAGTGGACAACCTCTGTGTTTTGTGA
- the LOC141679555 gene encoding uncharacterized protein LOC141679555, producing MQKGDRNPSNIGKAIILPASFTGSKRYMTQYFKDSLEICRTLGHPSLFLTMTTNTKWPEIQHMLKHMPGVDVADAPDVVARDFKMKVDQLIDMIKKKNCFGRCVGVMHVIKFQKHGLPHTHILIWLHPDDRPKTIEQIDKMVSAEIPDPEIDPVGYNAVSNYMIHGPCGSDYTKSPCMVKERLLIYLPGEKHVSFKAGDVLEDVCDKAISKKTKLEAWFDANQTFPNARNYSYSEFPNKFTWHPRPGIWKERKRGEVIGRLSEVHSSRKKGSRSFEDLKTVNGHIHETFKEACAALSLLQNDNQWHEAIVENSHTSLPLQLRAMFVNILAYIPISDPLRLWEVNWQCMSNDILIIRRHMLNDPHLYLSDEDLKNYALAEIEKLFNDIGKSLKDYATMPFPSEVYFSNAVNRLLQEETSYDKEELEILHEKNHGMLNPEQKNVYDSIIQNVYNKVVVFSMYMEVEDAARHFCGRHYVIAIVQKEILCFMLPHVE from the exons ATGCAAAAGGGAGATAGAAATCCATCCAATATTGGTAAAGCAATCATTCTTCCCGCTTCATTTACCGGAAGTAAGCGTTATATGACTCAGTATTTTAAAGACTCATTAGAAATATGTCGAACTTTAGGACATCCTTCATTATTCCTTACTATGACCACTAATACAAAATGGCCCGAAATTCAGCACATGTTAAAACATATGCCTGGTGTTGATGTTGCTGATGCACCTGATGTTGTAGCCAGAGACTTTAAAATGAAGGTTGATCAACTTATAGATATGATTAAAAAGAAAAATTGTTTTGGCAGATGTGTAGGAG TGATGCATGTAATTAAATTCCAGAAGCATGGATTGCCTCACACTCATATATTAATTTGGTTGCACCCCGACGATAGACCTAAAACAATTGAGCAAATTGATAAAATGGTATCAGCTGAAATTCCTGATCCAGAAATTGATCCAGTTGGATATAATGCTGTGAGCAATTATATGATCCACGGACCATGTGGTTCTGATTATACTAAATCCCCATGCATGGTCAAAG AGAGGTTACTAATATATTTACCAGGTGAGAAGCATGTTTCGTTTAAGGCTGGAGATGTCTTGGAGGATGTTTGCGACAAGGCAATATCAAAAAAAACCAAGTTAGAAGCATGGTTTGATGCAAATCAGACTTTCCCAAATGCGAGGAATTATAGTTATTCTGAATTTCCAAATAAATTTACTTGGCATCCTCGACCTGgtatttggaaagaaaggaaaagagGAGAGGTTATTGGGAGACTCTCTGAAGTGCATTCATCAAGGAAGAAAGGTTCCAGGTCTTTTGAAGATCTTAAAACTGTTAATGGACATATCCACGAAACATTCAAGGAAGCATGTGCGGCCCTTAGTCTTCTACAAAATGATAACCAATGGCATGAAGCAATTGTCGAGAACTCTCATACATCATTGCCTCTACAGTTACGTGCAATGTTTGTCAATATTTTGGCATATATTCCTATTTCAGATCCACTTAGACTTTGGGAAGTTAATTGGCAATGTATGTCAAACGATATTCTCATCATCAGGCGACATATGCTTAATGATCCTCATCTATACCTATCAGACGAAGATTTGAAGAATTATGCACTTGCAG AAATTGAAAAATTATTTAATGACATCGGGAAGAGTTTGAAGGACTACGCGACAATGCCATTTCCAAGTGAAGTTTATTTTAGCAATGCTGTTAACAGACTACTCCAAGAAGAAACTTCATATGATAAAGAAGAACTGGAAATTTTGCATGAAAAGAATCATGGAATGCTCAACCCTGAACAGAAGAACGTTTACGATTCTATCATACAAAATGTTTATAATAAGGTAGTGGTGTTTTCTATGTATATGGAAGTGGAGGATGCAGCAAGACATTTCTGTGGCAGACATTATGTTATCGCCATCGTTCAGAAGGAAATATTGTGCTTCATGTTGCCTCATGTGGAATAA
- the LOC141679557 gene encoding uncharacterized protein LOC141679557, translating to MQHRHAFKSVDRSLRDIMSAIDKRRAKNPFGGITVVFGGDYRQILPVIPKASRAEVVGSTLNKSKIWEFCQVFLLKQNMCLHAGNTDVENKVIAEFSKWQLLGGDGKVENFSPDADTGEMLIKIPDQYVVHTMQNPIESLFEITYPDFLRNMSSHSYLRSRVILTPTNVVVDDINNSILEKNPGTLHTYLS from the coding sequence ATGCAACATCGTCATGCCTTTAAATCTGTTGACCGTTCTTTGAGGGATATAATGTCTGCTATTGACAAAAGGAGAGCAAAGAATCCATTTGGTGGTATCACAGTAGTTTTTGGCGGAGATTATAGGCAGATTTTACCCGTGATTCCAAAGGCATCCAGAGCTGAAGTAGTAGGTTCCACCCTCAATAAATCAAAGATTTGGGAATTTTGCCAAGTATTTTTACTTAAGCAAAATATGTGTCTTCATGCAGGAAATACAGATGTGGAGAATAAGGTTATAGCGGAATTCAGTAAATGGCAGCTTTTAGGTGGCGATGGTAAAGTTGAGAACTTTAGTCCTGATGCAGACACTGGTGAAATGCTAATAAAGATTCCAGATCAatatgttgttcataccatgcaAAATCCTATAGAAAGTCTTTTTGAAATTACTTACCCGGATTTTCTAAGAAACATGTCTTCACATTCTTATCTAAGATCAAGAGTTATCCTAACACCAACTAATGTTGTGGTGGACGACATCAATAACAGCATTCTTGAGAAAAATCCTGGAACTCTACACACATATCTTAGTTAG
- the LOC141679558 gene encoding uncharacterized protein LOC141679558, producing the protein MPCIPKHELNIKIGVLVMLMRNLNQIMGLCNGTRMIVISCKNNSIECEILCGSHVGSKHLIPRIEMIPTDTSWPFEFKRIQFPLQICYGMTINKSQGQSLDMVGLYLPRAVFSHGHVYVAISRVTRPEGLHILIDSDDGTTTNITSNIVYEEAFYNLPSINDENVSD; encoded by the coding sequence ATGCCTTGCATTCCTAAGCACGAGTTAAACATCAAGATTGGCGTCCTTGTCATGCTTATGAGAAATTTAAACCAAATTATGGGATTGTGTAACGGCACACGAATGATTGTGATATCCTGCAAGAATAATAGTATTGAGTGTGAAATATTATGCGGATCCCATGTTGGCTCAAAACATTTGATCCCGAGGATAGAGATGATTCCAACAGATACCAGCTGGCCTTTTGAGTTTAAAAGAATTCAGTTCCCACTCCAGATTTGTTATGGAATGACAATTAATAAGAGCCAGGGCCAATCACTTGACATGGTTGGTCTATACCTTCCCAGAGCAGTGTTTTCTCATGGCCATGTCTACGTTGCCATCTCAAGAGTTACAAGACCAGAAGGTCTCCACATTCTCATCGACAGTGATGATGGTACCACCACAAATATTACATCAAATATAGTCTATGAAGAAGCATTTTACAACCTACCGAGCATAAATGATGAGAATGTATCAGATTAG